GAATGCGTCTTCAAACTCACCCATCTCCTCTTTTACCTTAGAGAAGACCTGGTCAACATGTTCCCAGTCAAACCCTACCCTTGCCACCCTCGCCTGCAACTGATGTGCACGTAAGAGGGCCGGCAGGTGCGGCGGTACACCTTCCAGAATGGACTTTCTCTCTTCCCCTTTTTCTGCCTTCTTAATCGCCTCCCACTGTTTAAGAACCTCATCAGCGTTCTCTGCCTTTGAATCACCAAAAACGTGAGGGTGGCGCCTTATCATCTTTTCAATGCTCTCACTCAATACATCTTCAATATCAAACTCCCCGTTCTCTTTACTTATCCGGGCATGAAACAATATCTGATACAATAGGTCCCCAAGCTCCTCTTTTAATTTTCCAGCATCATTTTCTTCAATCGTCTCAAGCACCTCATAAGCCTCTTCAATCAGAAACGGCTTGAGCGATTCCCTCGTCTGCTTCCTATCCCACGGACATCCCCCCTCACTCCTGAGCCTGTCCATTATCCCCACAAGTTTATTGAAATTCTCTGACAAGTTATCCTCCTCCTTTAGCTGATATAGTTTTGACTGGTTTATTTACAGAGTTTAAATGAGCCTAATTATGAAACCTTACAGTATCAGTGTCAACCGTATGTTTCTCCCCCCTCCCCAAATTGAAATGCCGGTAGTGGGTCAGGGGAAGGGTGGACCGCTTACGGATTATTAAAGCACCTCATTGATGCTTTTCGCATTCTTATAAACAGGCTTTATGGATAAGGATTTTGAGAGGATTAATTTTTAAAAAACTATAAAAGACTCATGGGGTCTACATCAACCTCTATCTGTACATTCCCGTGACGGCCCTCTTTATGGAAATATTGGAGGGAGTTTCTGATGAGGTTGTTCAGGGATTTTGGATTACTGCCCTTCATTATAATGTGCCGCCTGAATTTATTGCGCAGTTTCATGAAAGGTGCCGGTACAGGGCCTAATACATCAATCCCTTCTGCCTTCTGATTATCAATAATTTCTTTGAACCTGTTGGATGCTGTTTCAACAGATTCCTGATTAATGCCTTTTATCAATATCCTTACGATTCGTTTATACGGGGGATAACTGAGAGCCTTACGAAACGCACTCTCTTCTTTGTAGAATCCCTGATAGTCATGGTTTGATGCGTAAAGTATGCTGTAATGGTCAGGGCTGAATGTCTGAACTATTACCTCACCTGCTGTATCTCCGCGTCCTGACCTTCCTGCAACCTGTGTGATGAATTGGAAAGTTCGCTCTGCTGACCTGAAGTCAGGGAGATGAAGAGATGCGTCTGCGAGGAGTACACCTACCAGTGTTATACCCGGAAGGTCTAATCCCTTTGTGACCATCTGAGTGCCTATAAGTACATCTGCCTCCCTGTTCTCCATGCTTTTGAATATGCGGTGATGTGAATGACGTTTTGAAGTAGTGTCCCTGTCCATTCTCTCTATCCTTATTTCAGGAATGAGCTTTTTCAACTCTTCTTCAACCCGTTCTGTTCCGGCACCGAATGCCTTGAACTTTGTACCATTACACTGGGGGCATATAGCAGGCGGGGGCATCCTGTAGTCGCAGTAGTGG
This region of Nitrospirota bacterium genomic DNA includes:
- the mazG gene encoding nucleoside triphosphate pyrophosphohydrolase, which translates into the protein MDRLRSEGGCPWDRKQTRESLKPFLIEEAYEVLETIEENDAGKLKEELGDLLYQILFHARISKENGEFDIEDVLSESIEKMIRRHPHVFGDSKAENADEVLKQWEAIKKAEKGEERKSILEGVPPHLPALLRAHQLQARVARVGFDWEHVDQVFSKVKEEMGEFEDAFKAKDQKNMEEELGDLLFALVNIGRFIEVNPEDALRKSISKFISRFRHIEEEIAKQGRELGNVSLDEMEGLWEEAKGLERKNR